TAATTCATTGGAAAGCTGCACATCGCCGCCGGAACCGGACACACTGGCCAGACGATCAATCTCCTTGCTCAGGTCGTTATGTAAGGCGTTTACTTGAATGCCGACCTGTTGCAATAACGGTGCGATACTGCCGCCTTCCTGGTCCAGTAGAGCCTGCATCACGTGCAACGGTTCGATAAATTGATGGTCTTTGCCCAAGGCCAAGCTTTGCGCATCGCTGAGTGCCTGCTGGAATTTACTGGTAAGTTTGTCCATCCGCATGGTGAGTACCTCTAATAATTAATCTTGCTCCGGAAATGCGGCGTTATTTAACATTTTTCAAGGTGTGGTATTAAGCCTTAGGTAAATATTCAGGACGGCTTATGGAGAAGTGTTTCGCGGTCGTTAAGATTGGTAGCCTTGATAAATAAATCACAGTACAATTGTCCGGCTCAGTTAAAGATGTTGAGTTGCGCCTTAGCCATTTGGAAAAAGGTTTTCAATATTGTTTTTCTGCGTCACTATCAGTTTAAATTTGTAGGAGTTTTATAATGGCAACAGGCACAGTCAAGTGGTTTAACAATACCAAAGGCTTCGGATTCATCGAACCGTCCGAGGGTAAGGAAGATGTTTTTGTTCACCACTCGGTGATTTTGGGCGATGGTTTTAAAACCCTGTCACCCGGGCAATCCGTTGAGTTTGATATCGAATCCGGTCCAAAAGGTTTAACTGCTGCCAACGTTCAGCCAAGATAAGCACCAAAGGCTCCGCAAAAAAGGCTCTTGTTTTACAAGGGCCTTTTTTTTGCCTGTATAAATAAATACTTATTGGTCAGGCAGGCTATAATCCGATTCTCCCCCCAACTACCTTTGTGAGTCCCATGGCACGCGACTTTTCTTCGTTAAAAAATCTGGATATCCCGGTCAAGGTTTTATTCACCGGCTACCTGACCACGGTGGCTGTGGGATATTTGTTTGCCCTGATCCAAATTCTATTTACTCACGGTATGGCCGACGGCAAATTCGGCCTGTCGATCGATGACATTGTTTACAGCTATTACGGTAACCGGTCGGGCACGATGCTCGAGACCAAATTGAATGGCTCGATGAAAGATAATGCTTCCGAGGAGGAACGTTTCGTTATTATGCAATGGGTGCGTGACGGCGCCGAGGAAGACGAATATGCCGAATCCGGTGTGGAGAAAATCATCCAGGAGCGTTGTGTAATGTGTCACAACAAGGAATCGTCCTTACCCGACTTTAACGACTTCAATACCCTGAAAGCGTTGACTACGCAGGATGAAGGCGCAACCTTCAGCTCTTTAACCCGGGTATCGCATATTCACTTATTCGGTATCAGCTTTATTTTCATGTTTGTCGGCCTGATTTTCAGCTTCGCCGAAACCAGTACCGTTAAATATAAATCCATCGCAATCGGCATGCCCTATCTGTTTTTGCTGGTAGATATTTTGTCGTGGTGGTTGACCAAATTGCACCCCATGTTTGCCATTTTGGTGATATTGGCCGGTGCGGGTATGGCAATGTCTTTTGTATTTATGTGGACGGTATCCGTTTTGGAGATGTGGTTGTTTGATAAGGTGTTTTTAGATGCCAACGGTCAGCCTCGTCCGCAATGGAGTACGGTTGTGGAAGCCCGATTGCAGCAGATAGGCTGCGATCATGCATTAACCTGGGGCAATCGCCTGGGGTGCATGGCCAAATCGACCGCGAAGAAGCTCTGGCAGCAATGGTTAACCCATGGCTTGCCGTGGATCAAGCGCAGGTGGCAAAAACGGCTGGAAAAGAAAGACTAGTCGGCAATGTGACATAACTTGCAAATTAGCGAACATTATTGCAGCCATGGTTATCCTTGCCGATAGCCATGGTATTAAGATGTTAGCTGCAACATGGGAGGTATAAGATGAACATCAATCCATTAGCCAGCGCCACAAACCTGATTACCAGTGCCCAGCAAAAGGCCGATACCGCCGCGCAAACCATAGCCAGATTGCCGGTGCAAAACCAGGAAGTCGGCAGTACGGAATCCTTTCAGGCAACGGATTTATTTAAACCGGTTTTGAGTTTGAAAGAAGCGGAACTTGAGACTTCCGCCGCGACTAAAATCATTCAAGCGCACGACAAAACGTTGGGCAGTTTGCTCGATATTAAAGCCTAAGCACTCACGCTGACATCGAAGCCCATGGCTTTGATGTCGGCGGCCAACGCATTCATTTCCGCCAAATCAGCTTTAATCAGCTTCGCCGCCTCGGGCTGAAACGATTGCCGGGCGATGGTGTACAACATGATTTTTTCTATCTTGATACGCTGCTCCTGAATAAGCCGGAGTAGCTGTAAATAGGCCCGCTTTTCGGGTTCTGTCCAGGTTTGTTCGTCAAAATGCAGCACGCAGGTTTGCAGCTTGGTTGAGCATAGCCGGCTGGCTGTTTGCAAATTCTCCAACAGTTTTTGCTGGCTTTGTACTGAGTTATTAATCAGTTTTCTGCCTTGTTCCGTAGCGCTGTCCAGTTTAAACCAGACTTCGCCGTGGTAACGGTCCAGCTGTTTTAAGCCGGCCTGTGTGCTTGCTTGGTGAATCAAACTGCCGTTTGTAATCAACACAAAGTGGCTGTCAGGAAATACACCCGCTTCGTTGGCAATGTCGCCGATTATGGTTACCGCCTGTTCGAAATTTTCCAGACTGGTGGGTTCGCCGTTGCCGGAGATGGCAATGTCTTTTACGACGCGCTGTTCGGGGGCGAGTTGGTATTGTTCAAAAAAATCGCCTTGTTGAACGTAATTCAAAAAAAAGCGGAGCTCCTCATCCAGTAAGGCCAAATCCATGGCCGGCGCCGCGCCGCGCTGCAAGTCCGGTACCTGGCAATAAATG
This sequence is a window from Methylomonas methanica MC09. Protein-coding genes within it:
- a CDS encoding cold-shock protein; this translates as MATGTVKWFNNTKGFGFIEPSEGKEDVFVHHSVILGDGFKTLSPGQSVEFDIESGPKGLTAANVQPR
- a CDS encoding radical SAM protein, translating into MTLTTTNHDRDVAGLKYIYPVISRRAGGLSIGVNFNPNNACNWRCIYCQVPDLQRGAAPAMDLALLDEELRFFLNYVQQGDFFEQYQLAPEQRVVKDIAISGNGEPTSLENFEQAVTIIGDIANEAGVFPDSHFVLITNGSLIHQASTQAGLKQLDRYHGEVWFKLDSATEQGRKLINNSVQSQQKLLENLQTASRLCSTKLQTCVLHFDEQTWTEPEKRAYLQLLRLIQEQRIKIEKIMLYTIARQSFQPEAAKLIKADLAEMNALAADIKAMGFDVSVSA